The Euphorbia lathyris chromosome 3, ddEupLath1.1, whole genome shotgun sequence genome contains a region encoding:
- the LOC136221545 gene encoding uncharacterized protein encodes MPGRCLRQLGHVQTIPRPILQPSKAVRPWTSLKYRVEVPAVMVQGIWDSFPQSSVLILSVFTPAHTPSDCEDQYMHWYTRHSHPRLLPEIVAPGPTVYTRSNSEIWVSRLSGWGETVLDHMSQLDEDAAIVYRQSLEQIMGAWHLAK; translated from the exons atGCCGGGGCGATGCCTTCGACAGCTTGGACATGTGCAGACCATTCCTAGACCGATATTGCAGCCTTCTAAGGCTGTTCGCCCGTGGACCAGTTTGAAGTATCGTGTAGAGGTGCCAGCTGTGATGGTGCAGGGTATTTGGGACTCTTTTCCCCAGTCGTCCGTCCTTATACTGTCTGTATTCACTCCAGCACATACTCCATCAGATTGTGAGGATCAGTACATGCATTGGTACACCCGTCACTCACACCCTCGTCTACTTCCGGAGATTGTTGCACCCGGACCGACTGTTTATACTCGCTCGAACAGTGagatt TGGGTTAGTCGATTATCTGGCTGGGGTGAAACTGTGTTGGATCACATGAGTCAGCTGGACGAGGATGCTGCGATTGTATATAGGCAGTCGTTAGAGCAGATTATGGGtgcttggcatttggccaagtga
- the LOC136221618 gene encoding probable BOI-related E3 ubiquitin-protein ligase 2, with the protein MAVQAQPQFPFCGSQDWMDNNANACGGALNQFYSSYLHQHQQQQQLQCNSHLFNTTSSSAPKIEKHSSFPHPQLQSMAAYEDKQSQEVDHYIKLQNERLRLLMQEQRKQQIALLMKKIESKALPLLRKKDEEIAQAAKRTVELQDLLKRLEMENQVWQRAAHENEAMVVSLNNTIEQIREKAATYCFDNGAEDAESCCDVINREDDEQSNRVVGVVDDNNNLTQEKEKKKLMMVCRGCNSRNSCILFLPCRHLCSCKPCEPFLDSCPVCLTGKKATLEALIV; encoded by the exons ATGGCTGTGCAAGCGCAACCACAGTTTCCTTTCTGCGGATCTCAGGATTGGATGGATAATAATGCTAATGCCTGTGGAGGAGCCCTTAATCAATTCTATTCCTCCTATTTACATCaacaccaacaacaacaacaacttcAATGCAATTCGCACCTCTTCAATACTACTTCATCCTCTGCTCCCAAAATCGAAAAGCATTCTTCATTTCCTCATCCTCAACTTCAATCCATGGCTGCTTATGAGGACAAGCAAAGCCAAGAGGTTGATCACTATATCAAACTACAG AATGAGCGATTGAGATTGTTAATGCAAGAACAGAGAAAGCAACAGATTGCGTTATTGATGAAGAAAATTGAATCCAAAGCGTTGCCTCTCTTGAGGAAAAAGGATGAAGAAATAGCACAAGCGGCTAAAAGAACAGTAGAGCTTCAGGATTTGTTGAAAAGATTAGAGATGGAAAATCAAGTGTGGCAGAGAGCGGCACATGAAAATGAAGCGATGGTTGTTTCACTGAACAATACAATTGAGCAGATAAGGGAAAAAGCTGCAACATATTGCTTCGATAATGGAGCAGAGGATGCAGAGTCATGCTGTGATGTGATAAACAGAGAAGACGACGAGCAAAGCAACAGAGTAGTAGGTGTGGTagatgataataataatttgacacaagaaaaagaaaagaagaagttgATGATGGTATGCAGAGGCTGTAACTCTAGGAATTCGTGTATATTGTTCCTTCCTTGTAGGCACCTTTGTTCATGCAAACCTTGTGAACCTTTTCTTGATTCTTGCCCTGTTTGTCTAACGGGAAAGAAGGCTACTCTTGAGGCTTTAATAGTTTAG